Proteins found in one Bactrocera oleae isolate idBacOlea1 chromosome X, idBacOlea1, whole genome shotgun sequence genomic segment:
- the LOC138858125 gene encoding uncharacterized protein, giving the protein MRKRTYFPLHSWVQNMSQNINIINKNKKESGPPSKRPEGAGCSQRRAAFGTSSTTAKARTGAKLGPGAKANTKGAVAKAGATKTATLEAAHTNPCSQSLAAKQEKVGDAKSEAASSGSAREWPSFRIDDPAKAKYAERRRAAYLLKKVELQPPSNEELTKELQESIDCARAVLPNFKLEAPVVATKRQRSAEEAKPSAKRPKTKGVTPVRSFADVARNRIVIGVLDEGDPEGKIPRAQWKWVQAALTNVALEVLLSNPGPPPSCADAGWYQGQIKMIACDDERSVQLYKAAISKVGEVYPGAKLVAVDRKDIPSRPRARVWIPATPSQPDQIMQLIRACNPNLPTEGWRFVKAFDDPAAESGVETKRATMQILLLLTKESVEPLAKSGGEINYGFTKVRVMTYKSDADAGENLASESECEVEEDPVESSSDAEITDQGECTSGSELADRLSKLYTESELLSDSHDDAEKTITNASSPN; this is encoded by the coding sequence atgcgcaagcggacatactttcccctacactcgtgggtccaaaatatgagccaaaacattaacataataaataaaaacaaaaaggagtccggacctccttcAAAAAGACCGGAGGGAGCGGGTTGCTCCCAgagaagagcagcgtttggcacgagctcgacaacagccaaagcgaggacaggagcgaagcttggtcctggagcaaaggcgAATACTAAGGGGGCAGTAGCCAAGGCTGGCgccacaaaaacagcaacgctggaggcagcccataccaaccCCTGTAGCCAAAGCTTGGCAGCCAAGCAGGAGAAGGTGGGAGATGCTAAAAGCGAAGCTGCCAGTAGTGGGTCAGCCAGAGAGTGGCCTTCCTTCAGGATTGATGACCCGGCAAAAgcaaagtatgcagagaggcgacgcgctgcatacctgttgaagaaggtggagctgcaaccgccaagcaatgaggagctcacaaaggagctccaagaatccattgattgcgcgagagctgtcctacctaacttcaaactagaagcgccggtagtggcaacaaaaagacaaaggtccgctgaagaggctaagccgtcagcaaagagaccgaaaactaagggcgtgacgcccgtaagatcttttgctgatgtggcccgaaaccgcattgtcattggtgtgctggatgagggtgatcccgaaggaaaaatccccagagcccaatggaaatgggtgcaagccgcactgacgaatgtggctttggaagtgctacttagcaatccaggtccacccccgtcatgtgcggatgccggatggtatcaagggcaaataaagatgatagcgtgtgacgacgagagatcggtccagctatataaagCAGCAATATCTAAAGTGGGagaggtctaccccggagccaaattggtggcggtagacaggaaagatatcccatcccgaccgagagcaagggtatggatcccggctacaccatcgcagccggaccaaataatgcagctcataagagcctgcaacccaaatctgccaacggagggatggagattcgtcaaggcctttgaCGACCCCGCAGCAGAATCTGGAGTGGAGACGAAgcgagccacaatgcagattctgctgcttctaacaaaagaatccgtagaaccgctagcgaaaagtggcggagagatcaactacggattcacaaaagtaagggtcatgacctacaaatcagacgccgatgcaggagaaaacttggcatcggaatcggagtgcgaagtcgaggaagatccagtggagtcctcgagcgacgcagagatcacggatcaaggtgagtgtacttcggggtctgaacttgcggacagactctctaaactctacactgagagtgagcttttaagcgactctcatgatgatgcagagaagaccataactaatgcgtcttctccaaattaa